In the Endozoicomonas sp. SCSIO W0465 genome, AATACTAAAGCTTACAATCTCTTCAAACGACTCACTGAGTTCAAGGCTGAGACACTGCGCTTCATGTCAGATTTTACCATTCCCTTCGATAACAATGGCAGTGAACGGGATGTTCGAATGGCCAAGTTAAAGCAGAAAATCTCAGGCTGCTTCAGGAGTGCAGACGGTGGTTCTATGTTTGCACGGATTCGCAGCTATTTGTCGTCTGCCAGAAAACAGGGAATGGACATATATCAATCACTTCATAGAGCTGTTCGGAATTACTGTAATATGCCTTTGCTCAGTGCTGAATAGTTACAAGAACAATAAATGACCTGACGCAGGACACTGTATATGACTGTTGATATCGAGAGGAGTTTGCGGAACCGCCATTTTCTCAAGCTACTGGACTTTTCTCCGCTGGAGATCAGTCACTTACTGGAACGCGCAGCACAGCTGAAAGCAGCAAAGCGGTCCGGTACTGAGGAGCAGTTTTTGACCGGGCGAAATATTGCCCTGATTTTTGCAAAGGCTTCGACCCGAACCCGATGTGCCTTTGAGGTGGCCTGTTTTGATCAGGGGGCCAATGTGACCTATATCGGTGGTGGCTCGCAGATGGGGAGCAAAGAGACTGTTAAAGATACCGCCCGTGTGCTGGGACGTATGTACGATGGCATCGAGTTTCGTGGCCACCTGCAGCAGCATGTCGAAGATCTGGCTGCCTATTCCGGTGTGCCGGTATGGAATGGCCTCACCAATGACTGGCATCCAACCCAGGTACTGGCGGATTTTCTGACCATGCAGGAACACGGTAATGGTCGCTCTTTGAGTGAGATGAAGCTCTGCTACCTCGGAGATGGTCGCAACAACGTGGCCAATTCGCTGATGGTTGGCTGTGCGAAGATGGGAGTGGATTTCAGGATCGCTGCACCGGCAGAATTTTTCCCCGATCCTGTTCTCATCGAGCAATGTCGGAACATTGCCCGGGAAACCGGTGCAAAGATCGCGATTAGTGAGTCAGTGGATGATGCGGTAGCGGGCTGTGATTTCCTTTACACCGACGTATGGGTTTCCATGGGAGAGCCGATGGAAGCCTGGGATGAAAGGGTCAAACTGATGAAGCCCTACCAGGTTAATCCGGCAGTTATGCAAAAAACAGGCAATGGCAATGTCCGTTTCCTGCACTGCCTGCCGGCCTTTCACAATGAAGACACAGCGATTGGCAAAGAAGTCGCCGACAAATTTGGTATGAACGGTCTGGAAGTCACCGAGGACGTATTCGAGTCCGAGGCATCCATTGTGTTTGATCAGGCGGAAAACCGTATGCATACCATTAAGGCAGTGATGGTGGAAACATTAGGTGGAAGCCGTTAGTCAGTAGAGAGTGGGCAGTTCGTACAAACGACGGTTGCCCACCAGCATTGCAGGAAGCGATGAGTCTGACCTGCTGTTCAGGTAGAACTCTGCGAAAATCGTGGAATTGTCTACTCTTAGGGTCTGTTGATATAAGGTTCCAAACTCAACGGCTGTAAAACCGTATTTCACGAGTTGAACTGGTGAAGGTCTGGTGGAGGCTTGGTGAAGGTGCAGGCGTTCTGCATCTAACTGGCTCAACCAGGCTGGAAGGTGGCTTTACGAGCTGAGACAGGGATCTTATATCAACAGAAAAATGAGCCGAAAAGATTGTTCACAGGAGGCTTGGATAGAGCCAGCAGTACAAATCAGTGTTTGAGCTTTATCAGTTCAAACATACGACACTTGGCTTATGTTGTGTGCAATGAGGTGTGCCGCATTTACTCAGCACCACCTGTATGACTGATGATCTCCTGTGCCCATGATCCATTCTCTTTTCATTTTCCCAGCAGTATAGAGGAGCAGTAATGCCCCAGAGCCTATTGCGATA is a window encoding:
- the argF gene encoding ornithine carbamoyltransferase gives rise to the protein MTVDIERSLRNRHFLKLLDFSPLEISHLLERAAQLKAAKRSGTEEQFLTGRNIALIFAKASTRTRCAFEVACFDQGANVTYIGGGSQMGSKETVKDTARVLGRMYDGIEFRGHLQQHVEDLAAYSGVPVWNGLTNDWHPTQVLADFLTMQEHGNGRSLSEMKLCYLGDGRNNVANSLMVGCAKMGVDFRIAAPAEFFPDPVLIEQCRNIARETGAKIAISESVDDAVAGCDFLYTDVWVSMGEPMEAWDERVKLMKPYQVNPAVMQKTGNGNVRFLHCLPAFHNEDTAIGKEVADKFGMNGLEVTEDVFESEASIVFDQAENRMHTIKAVMVETLGGSR